Proteins encoded together in one Hevea brasiliensis isolate MT/VB/25A 57/8 chromosome 16, ASM3005281v1, whole genome shotgun sequence window:
- the LOC131174563 gene encoding uncharacterized protein LOC131174563 encodes MLDPATKFPEINHVHFSNGRVTDSFSARNYGFRAQKTAQNYANYQTWNSLTEFEAERKLIDDDDSAVSSPPLWGTSPSRSPQHRQNHYRSLSPSSRAQAIARGQKELMEMVSRMPEGCYELSLKDIVEQNMVDQAKDESFSKERSITSEYMYTREKSAKKKNDKKVQMNRSGSIDNGGFLLKMVFPFSLGSRKKMKKNSNNNNNLAMNNSARDGRVSPKPLLLDGSAKGVENEWWKNRFSESGESESGGLSSNSGSSKSSGSSSSRSSSRNGSTRNGGVGCWSVIFRKRGKKTE; translated from the exons ATGCTAGATCCTGCGACAAAATTTCCTGAAATCAATCATGTACATTTTTCCAATGGCCGAGTAACCGACAGTTTTTCTGCCAGAAATTATGGCTTCCGAGCTCAGAAAACGGCACAGAATTATGCCAACTACCAGACCTGGAATAGCTTGACTGAATTTGAAGCTGAGAGGAAGCTCATAGATGATGACGATTCTGCGGTTTCTTCCCCTCCTTTATGGGGGACGAGTCCATCCAGAAGCCCCCAACATCGCCAAAACCATTATAGAAGTCTTTCTCCTTCGTCGAGAGCTCAAGCGATTGCTAGAGGTCAGAAGGAGCTCATGGAGATGGTGAGTCGAATGCCTGAGGGATGTTACGAGTTATCTTTAAAAGATATTGTAGAGCAGAACATGGTTGATCAGGCTAAGGATGAAAGTTTTAGTAAAGAAAGGAGTATAACAAGTGAATACATGTATACGAGGGAAAAATCGGCGAAGAAAAAGAATGATAAAAAAGTGCAAATGAACAGAAGTGGAAGCATAGACAATGGAGGGTTTCTTCTGAAGATGGTATTTCCATTTTCTTTGGGTTcaagaaagaagatgaagaaaaatagcAACAATAATAATAACTTAGCGATGAATAATAGTGCAAGAGATGGAAGGGTGTCTCCAAAGCCTCTGTTATTGGATGGATCTGCTAAAGGTGTAGAAAACGAGTGGTGGAAGAACAGATTCTCGGAGTCGGGGGAAAGTGAAAGTGGTGGATTAAGTAGCAATAGTGGAAGCTCAAAAAGCAgtggcagcagcagcagtagaagTAGCAGCAGAAACGGCAGCACCAG GAATGGAGGAGTTGGTTGCTGGTCTGTCATTTTCAGGAAGAGGGGGAAGAAGACAGAATAA